A single genomic interval of Clostridium facile harbors:
- a CDS encoding family 78 glycoside hydrolase catalytic domain, with amino-acid sequence MKNKKWAKVLSALVATSLTMTTLMASINVSATPDTNVNLKDLTVEYVDSPEGIDVEAPRFGWKMDSNLVGAEQTAYQIVVKDTDGNLAWDSGKVNSDNSIAVEYASKTPLAPETDYVVSVTSWDNYGNQATADTTFSTGVDGWDDAKWVSPGETDYAVAMMRSPKQTIQDKTIKNAKLYMTALGDYKAYINGQLVESEKGETAFDPGWVNYNNYIQYQTYDVTDYISGTDLVLSAELGRGWYKSSISANGYKGVAIGGEGDLDLAMIGKLVIEYEDGTEQTIATDDTWEYNKNGPIYNHDFYTNGSFDPNATTDPDNFVDGVKWGGEKYDASKEVPGWNLPSFDTTQSEDWNDVRIITYNGDIISNNGAAVAYYNEENNQYPQTSSFTYKDSEINYSKEEGGTSEHVLGEVVRHNVDLMNEEVTIQPGERLIVNLGQNMAGVLETTMEAEPGTTVVFSHAEMLNDGNKNPDMPRGGSTGPDGTIYTASLRGEKTAVYKFGEEAEVTYRPDFTFFGFQYVQITATKPVTIKNVVGVPITSATKQTGNITTNNADLNQLFSNVLWSQRSNFLSIPTDCPQRNERCGWTGDVQLFAGTGTFNFDSVAFLQNYQAICDDQAASYNDLYTAVMPAQQGYGKNVSSGWSDVGIVLPWTLYQQTGDISIIEESFDQMDAYMDAIGPNGEGYNENWYGDWVSLQACSIQYLNLCYRAYDAQLMAKMAEALGYQEKVDKYNQIFDETKAFFFEKYVAENGDILSATADGKSEGDTYHTEYVDNSQTAISWALKLGFYKDEAHRQYIISKLLESIKNEDGSFRPGYAEDTLAVGFLGLNVILPSLSGNGQREYAYKLLQQNQFPSWLYSVEQGATSIWERWNSYSKENSFMEPGMNSFNHFSFGACLEWMYQEMAGISRDEANPGFKHIDLTPSIDTTGGINDVQASYDSYYGVIESGWTAENGKLTTYNTTVPANTTATLYLPVEASAVENFTNITGIEFTGMTIHNDMEVASFRVAAGSYNFAVNDGVLTVSLADGYVPAVETNKTILNDVIDYADAQMQDEAYQNVIPMVRETFEAALTNAKNVAADITADQDTVDNAWRTLLNEIHKLGFVQGDKASLGSLISAAGSIETNLDRYVEAGKQEFVDALKAARAVYEDDNAMQAEIDTVSSALLDAMMELRFKADKSVLEDVLAEASKLDASAYTAESYSVLEAAVNNANAVLADENATQDDVDLAVNAVRTAIDGLVAVDGTPAETPTDNGNTVDGTQTGQESTTTKANAAKTGDFAPIAGIAALAVAGAALAITRRKK; translated from the coding sequence ATGAAGAACAAAAAATGGGCAAAAGTTTTATCTGCACTGGTTGCAACTTCATTAACAATGACAACACTAATGGCTAGCATTAATGTATCAGCAACACCAGATACAAACGTAAACCTGAAAGATTTAACTGTTGAATATGTGGATTCCCCAGAAGGAATTGATGTTGAAGCTCCACGTTTTGGTTGGAAAATGGATTCCAACTTGGTTGGCGCAGAACAAACTGCTTATCAGATTGTAGTAAAAGATACAGATGGTAATCTGGCTTGGGATAGCGGAAAAGTAAACAGCGATAACAGTATTGCTGTTGAATATGCAAGCAAAACCCCATTGGCTCCAGAGACAGATTATGTTGTTTCTGTTACCTCTTGGGATAACTACGGAAACCAGGCAACTGCTGACACTACTTTTTCTACGGGTGTAGACGGCTGGGATGACGCAAAATGGGTATCCCCTGGCGAAACCGATTACGCAGTAGCAATGATGCGTAGCCCAAAACAGACCATTCAGGATAAAACTATCAAAAATGCGAAATTGTACATGACCGCTTTGGGTGATTACAAAGCGTACATCAACGGCCAATTGGTTGAAAGTGAAAAAGGCGAAACCGCATTTGATCCAGGCTGGGTAAACTATAACAACTATATCCAATATCAAACCTATGATGTAACTGATTATATCTCTGGCACAGACTTGGTATTGAGTGCTGAACTCGGTAGAGGCTGGTATAAGAGCAGCATCTCCGCTAACGGATACAAAGGTGTTGCTATTGGCGGTGAAGGCGATCTTGACCTAGCGATGATTGGTAAATTGGTAATTGAATACGAAGATGGCACAGAACAAACCATCGCTACCGATGATACTTGGGAATACAATAAAAACGGCCCTATCTACAATCACGATTTCTATACCAATGGATCCTTTGATCCAAACGCTACAACCGATCCAGATAACTTTGTAGACGGCGTTAAATGGGGCGGTGAAAAATACGACGCAAGCAAGGAAGTTCCAGGATGGAATTTACCAAGCTTTGACACCACACAGTCTGAAGACTGGAATGATGTTCGCATCATCACTTATAATGGAGATATCATTTCCAACAACGGTGCAGCGGTTGCTTACTATAATGAAGAAAACAACCAGTATCCTCAAACCAGTTCTTTCACCTACAAAGATTCTGAAATCAACTATTCTAAAGAAGAAGGTGGCACTTCTGAACATGTTCTGGGCGAAGTTGTAAGACACAACGTAGACCTGATGAATGAAGAAGTAACCATTCAACCTGGCGAAAGATTAATTGTAAACCTGGGCCAAAATATGGCTGGTGTTCTGGAAACCACTATGGAAGCAGAACCAGGTACTACTGTCGTATTCAGCCATGCTGAAATGTTAAACGATGGTAATAAAAACCCAGATATGCCAAGAGGCGGTAGTACAGGTCCAGATGGTACCATTTATACTGCTAGCCTTAGAGGTGAAAAAACAGCAGTATACAAATTTGGTGAAGAAGCTGAAGTAACTTATCGTCCAGACTTTACCTTCTTCGGTTTCCAATACGTTCAAATCACTGCTACAAAACCAGTTACCATTAAAAATGTTGTTGGTGTGCCAATTACATCCGCAACCAAACAAACTGGTAACATCACAACAAATAACGCAGACTTAAACCAACTGTTCAGCAATGTTCTGTGGAGCCAGAGAAGCAACTTCCTCTCCATTCCAACAGACTGCCCACAGAGAAACGAACGTTGTGGTTGGACAGGTGACGTACAGCTGTTTGCAGGAACAGGTACCTTTAACTTTGATTCTGTAGCATTCCTGCAAAACTATCAGGCAATTTGTGATGATCAGGCTGCTAGTTATAATGACCTTTATACCGCAGTTATGCCCGCTCAACAAGGTTATGGTAAAAATGTAAGTAGTGGTTGGAGTGACGTTGGTATTGTTCTTCCATGGACTCTGTATCAACAAACCGGTGATATCTCTATTATCGAAGAAAGTTTTGACCAGATGGATGCTTACATGGATGCAATTGGTCCAAATGGTGAAGGTTATAATGAAAATTGGTATGGAGACTGGGTATCTTTACAGGCTTGCTCTATCCAATATTTAAATCTTTGTTATCGCGCATACGATGCTCAATTAATGGCTAAAATGGCAGAAGCATTAGGTTATCAAGAAAAAGTTGATAAATACAACCAGATCTTTGATGAAACAAAAGCATTCTTCTTTGAAAAATATGTTGCTGAAAATGGAGACATCCTCAGTGCAACCGCTGATGGTAAATCCGAAGGTGATACTTACCACACCGAATATGTGGATAACTCTCAGACAGCTATTTCCTGGGCACTGAAACTCGGCTTCTACAAAGATGAAGCACACAGACAGTACATCATTTCCAAACTGTTGGAAAGCATTAAAAATGAAGATGGTTCCTTCCGTCCTGGCTATGCAGAAGATACTTTGGCAGTTGGATTCTTAGGCTTAAACGTAATCCTGCCATCTCTGTCCGGAAATGGCCAACGTGAATACGCTTATAAACTGTTACAACAAAATCAATTCCCATCCTGGTTGTACTCTGTAGAACAGGGCGCTACTTCTATCTGGGAACGTTGGAACTCCTACTCGAAAGAAAACAGCTTTATGGAACCTGGTATGAACTCCTTTAACCACTTCTCCTTCGGCGCTTGCTTAGAGTGGATGTACCAAGAAATGGCTGGTATCAGCAGAGATGAAGCAAATCCAGGCTTCAAACACATTGATTTAACACCTTCTATTGATACAACAGGCGGAATCAATGATGTTCAAGCTTCTTATGACTCTTACTATGGTGTAATTGAAAGCGGTTGGACTGCTGAAAACGGAAAATTAACTACTTATAATACCACTGTTCCAGCGAACACAACAGCTACACTTTATCTACCAGTTGAAGCTTCCGCAGTGGAAAACTTCACAAATATCACTGGTATCGAATTCACAGGTATGACCATCCACAATGACATGGAAGTTGCAAGTTTCCGCGTTGCTGCTGGTTCTTATAACTTCGCTGTTAACGATGGTGTTCTGACAGTTTCCTTAGCAGATGGCTACGTTCCAGCTGTAGAAACAAACAAAACTATCTTGAACGATGTAATTGATTACGCAGATGCACAAATGCAAGATGAAGCATATCAGAATGTAATCCCAATGGTTCGTGAAACATTTGAAGCAGCTTTGACAAACGCGAAAAACGTTGCAGCAGATATCACAGCGGACCAGGATACAGTGGATAATGCTTGGAGAACATTATTAAATGAAATCCATAAACTCGGATTTGTACAAGGTGACAAAGCTTCCCTTGGTAGTTTGATTTCCGCAGCAGGCAGCATCGAAACAAACCTAGACCGGTACGTAGAAGCTGGCAAACAAGAATTTGTTGACGCACTGAAAGCAGCTCGTGCGGTTTACGAAGATGACAATGCAATGCAAGCTGAAATCGACACAGTATCCAGTGCATTACTTGATGCTATGATGGAACTAAGATTTAAAGCAGATAAATCCGTTTTGGAAGATGTTCTTGCAGAAGCAAGCAAACTGGATGCAAGTGCATATACAGCAGAATCTTACAGCGTATTGGAAGCAGCAGTAAATAATGCAAACGCAGTATTAGCAGATGAAAATGCAACCCAAGACGATGTAGACTTAGCTGTAAATGCAGTAAGAACAGCAATAGACGGGTTGGTAGCAGTAGATGGTACCCCAGCTGAAACACCAACAGACAATGGCAATACTGTTGATGGAACACAAACAGGGCAAGAATCTACTACAACCAAAGCAAATGCAGCGAAAACAGGCGACTTTGCTCCAATTGCTGGAATCGCAGCATTGGCAGTTGCAGGTGCAGCATTGGCTATTACACGCAGAAAAAAATAA
- a CDS encoding suppressor of fused domain protein, with protein MNLLEQCQKWNENDEFQKIIDTLEDIPAEERTPEMDSELARAYSNLADPGDRELFEKSITLLKPHEEYFQGDHCWNFRIGYAYYYLGQEGLSLRYFEQALAARPGDEDTQTLIDDCRRRLALPRFEKNFRERTEEAWNAFVRIEGELRKIMDTDKLRERGEELMEKCGKVLEIALTSPSFELGFNGEKYELILSADGNRLELFPLVYFQRHVPESVLEHWNILVGRQISEGFYLRAGETEIRSEDVQVWVDKKQDCVSLSLYSKKLLPLMKDDAEKAWWLAYTLTDQVLGEVSAIALINDLQLMEQPKEGTSTMLSALRITLRDMGYQLWDDAQNYLDNSYIGYELKPVEDPDADWRMDVYIGSNRLPVLINEYMSVESDAMDEYHKNGIVAGFLCYPLTGFEEKKRAEQILQFRDALQEAIQERAGADAVTFLGGATGLYYGYLDLIAWDLPAVLDAAREFFSETDLNWGGFHVFRRDVGAVRLWEQEKEPEIDPETGSLLSVEDIETLASFDDGVSGYFGQMLSWLENFIEQGVQEGKFTQHQAEQDLQIALWYSFACNNLDVYRYYYKAAQWMKNSEKNAKGCAMWYYRYSVALMYCGQLEEALSYAEKGIQEEADYPWIWLQVGKLRSHFGNKTGALEAVSHGLALEPNDYEFLTLKKEIEDGASLEQMEYHWINPDADQTLQQGMDEDSDDKQYSISCMTVNQEGLERFWAIFGPKPEQYMPNSPYTQFPYLVNERTVDLIFQMNEGGMSKLRTDWLKQLKNWLQNWQWMERNHPDGRAARLDTVLIGLDYRIGLLYKLMEMDEYFQIFLNPDGTEVEDSFWSSVENNEPELYTGEEMSAVEQHIKRTFGEFDHVFHELVSPDIHVDICVVPPSEERDYYTLVTMGMGAHRMNVPEELAEYKLERAELAITLPTDWKLDEESMKDEQWYWPVGLLKVLARLPIASDTWLGFGHTMDKQTSFTENTELCAAILIDPQNTEESGRLCLLPGGEEVNFYQVIPLYRDELEYKLEHDADALLDKMEGISFVVNPTRQDAIIRGTLCSGNDEGDYVVEMDDAIWHLETIQEKDLPVDEINAYNHMAIYLRWCMECDLMDEDFLKKYDEVVKQVKADPASVDLREFLRDELDGQLIGPLFNKKGRAFASYYYGEMDSPYYPSDIDNYAISVIGQERNYSDEIQDEAYLFIPFDENYYQTIAKVIEERFVNWQGQDFDEDTLEPSELAKAMMEYLDCECTYFPAMKDDDPIMSAYSYAKRDSIHEGFVPVLIKVDEILWECLIMNSDPDSDGKDDYAFDPDKVVEYRKKMLDVPVQDGKAVLEELIGQRKAEAEDDDIDWEEEILGKMEGGYHNDRFSSYWDFSTDMTYPLILAKIPVKNPWEIFAYLPFGNWNECPNTSEMMAAAKYWFEQYSAIPAAMTHDELEFDLPSPIPEEKTMDTAVELYGFCPDVIDQGPEDTTVGALADMLRQSTVWYFWWD; from the coding sequence ATGAATCTGCTGGAACAATGCCAGAAATGGAATGAGAACGACGAATTTCAGAAAATTATCGACACGTTGGAGGACATCCCCGCTGAGGAGCGCACGCCCGAAATGGACAGTGAATTGGCTCGAGCATACAGCAACTTAGCAGATCCTGGGGATCGGGAACTATTTGAAAAATCCATAACTTTACTGAAGCCCCATGAGGAATATTTCCAGGGCGATCACTGCTGGAATTTTCGTATAGGTTATGCTTATTATTACTTGGGCCAGGAAGGCCTATCGCTGCGGTATTTTGAACAAGCTTTGGCAGCCCGCCCTGGAGATGAGGACACTCAGACCCTCATCGACGACTGTCGCCGCCGGTTAGCTCTGCCCAGGTTTGAGAAGAATTTTCGAGAGAGAACGGAGGAAGCTTGGAACGCTTTTGTCCGAATTGAAGGGGAATTGCGCAAGATTATGGACACCGATAAATTGCGGGAGCGGGGCGAAGAGCTGATGGAGAAGTGCGGTAAGGTGTTGGAGATTGCCCTTACATCTCCCTCTTTTGAACTGGGCTTCAATGGAGAAAAATATGAACTAATTCTTAGCGCTGATGGAAATCGGCTTGAACTATTCCCTCTGGTCTACTTCCAGCGCCATGTACCGGAATCTGTGCTGGAGCACTGGAATATTCTGGTGGGACGTCAGATATCTGAAGGGTTTTATCTCCGGGCAGGGGAAACAGAGATCCGGTCAGAGGATGTTCAGGTCTGGGTGGACAAAAAACAGGATTGCGTCTCCTTGTCCCTGTATAGTAAAAAGCTGCTGCCGTTGATGAAAGATGATGCAGAGAAAGCATGGTGGCTGGCCTATACACTCACTGATCAGGTCTTGGGAGAAGTGTCTGCTATCGCACTTATCAACGATCTGCAACTGATGGAGCAGCCTAAGGAGGGGACATCCACTATGCTGTCTGCTCTGCGTATCACCCTTCGTGATATGGGGTATCAGCTGTGGGATGATGCCCAAAACTACCTGGACAACAGTTATATTGGCTATGAGCTAAAGCCAGTAGAGGATCCGGATGCCGACTGGCGGATGGATGTCTACATTGGTTCTAATCGCCTTCCAGTTCTGATCAATGAGTATATGAGTGTCGAGAGCGATGCGATGGATGAGTACCATAAGAATGGTATTGTGGCTGGTTTTTTGTGTTATCCTTTAACTGGGTTTGAAGAGAAAAAACGAGCTGAACAGATTCTGCAATTCCGGGATGCTCTGCAAGAAGCTATTCAGGAACGCGCCGGAGCGGATGCAGTTACTTTCCTAGGTGGCGCCACAGGATTGTACTATGGGTATTTGGATTTGATTGCCTGGGATCTTCCTGCTGTGCTAGATGCGGCCAGAGAATTCTTTTCCGAAACCGATTTGAATTGGGGAGGCTTTCATGTATTCCGCCGGGATGTGGGGGCGGTCCGTCTGTGGGAGCAGGAAAAAGAGCCAGAAATTGATCCTGAAACCGGCTCTTTGCTGTCGGTGGAGGACATAGAAACGCTAGCATCTTTTGACGATGGAGTTTCGGGCTACTTTGGGCAGATGCTCAGCTGGTTGGAGAACTTTATAGAACAAGGTGTACAGGAAGGAAAATTCACCCAACATCAGGCTGAGCAGGATCTTCAGATTGCCCTGTGGTATTCCTTTGCCTGCAATAATCTGGATGTGTACCGGTATTACTACAAGGCAGCCCAATGGATGAAGAATTCGGAGAAAAATGCCAAAGGTTGCGCCATGTGGTACTATCGCTATTCGGTGGCCTTAATGTACTGCGGACAACTGGAAGAAGCACTGAGCTATGCAGAAAAAGGTATTCAGGAAGAGGCGGACTACCCATGGATCTGGCTACAAGTAGGCAAGCTACGCAGCCACTTTGGAAACAAAACCGGTGCTCTGGAGGCAGTATCCCATGGTCTTGCATTAGAACCCAATGATTATGAGTTTCTGACTTTGAAAAAAGAAATTGAGGATGGAGCGTCTCTGGAACAAATGGAGTACCACTGGATTAATCCCGATGCCGATCAAACCCTCCAGCAGGGAATGGATGAGGATTCGGATGATAAGCAATACTCTATCTCCTGTATGACAGTCAACCAAGAAGGGCTAGAACGCTTTTGGGCTATCTTTGGTCCAAAACCGGAACAGTACATGCCCAATTCGCCCTATACCCAGTTTCCTTATCTGGTAAACGAGCGTACTGTAGATTTGATATTTCAGATGAATGAGGGCGGAATGTCCAAGTTGCGCACAGACTGGTTGAAACAGCTGAAGAATTGGCTTCAAAACTGGCAATGGATGGAACGGAATCATCCTGATGGCAGGGCGGCTCGCCTGGATACCGTGTTGATTGGATTGGACTATCGCATCGGTCTACTTTATAAGTTGATGGAGATGGATGAATACTTCCAAATTTTCCTCAATCCAGACGGAACAGAGGTAGAGGATTCCTTCTGGTCCTCAGTAGAAAACAATGAACCAGAGCTTTATACTGGAGAAGAAATGTCTGCGGTAGAGCAACATATCAAGAGAACCTTTGGAGAGTTCGATCATGTGTTCCATGAGCTGGTTTCTCCTGACATCCATGTGGACATCTGTGTGGTGCCGCCCTCCGAGGAGCGGGACTATTACACACTGGTCACCATGGGAATGGGAGCCCACCGTATGAATGTGCCGGAGGAATTGGCAGAATATAAGCTGGAACGGGCGGAACTGGCTATCACTCTGCCAACGGACTGGAAACTAGATGAGGAATCTATGAAGGATGAGCAGTGGTATTGGCCCGTTGGACTGCTAAAGGTATTGGCCCGTCTGCCGATTGCCAGCGATACCTGGTTGGGATTTGGGCACACCATGGACAAGCAAACGTCCTTCACAGAGAATACGGAGCTCTGCGCTGCGATCTTAATAGATCCTCAAAATACCGAAGAGAGTGGTCGCCTCTGTCTGCTGCCAGGTGGCGAGGAGGTCAACTTTTATCAGGTGATTCCTCTCTATCGGGATGAACTGGAGTATAAACTGGAACACGATGCGGACGCTCTACTAGACAAAATGGAAGGCATCAGCTTCGTAGTAAATCCTACCCGCCAGGACGCTATTATTAGAGGTACTCTTTGCAGCGGTAATGACGAGGGAGATTATGTTGTGGAAATGGACGATGCAATCTGGCATCTAGAAACTATTCAGGAAAAGGATCTGCCAGTGGATGAAATCAATGCCTATAACCACATGGCCATCTACCTGCGCTGGTGCATGGAATGTGACTTAATGGACGAGGATTTTCTGAAGAAATACGACGAAGTGGTAAAACAAGTCAAGGCTGATCCTGCCAGTGTAGATCTGCGTGAGTTTCTCCGGGATGAGCTGGATGGACAACTTATCGGCCCCCTGTTCAACAAAAAGGGAAGGGCGTTTGCTTCCTATTATTATGGGGAGATGGACAGCCCCTATTATCCCAGTGACATTGATAACTACGCCATCAGTGTCATTGGACAGGAGCGCAATTACTCCGATGAGATTCAGGATGAGGCATACCTGTTCATTCCCTTTGATGAGAACTACTATCAGACCATAGCAAAGGTGATTGAAGAACGTTTCGTTAACTGGCAGGGGCAGGACTTTGATGAGGATACTCTGGAACCCTCTGAACTCGCCAAGGCTATGATGGAGTATTTAGACTGTGAATGCACGTATTTCCCTGCCATGAAGGATGATGACCCCATCATGTCGGCATACAGTTACGCCAAGCGGGACAGCATCCATGAGGGCTTTGTACCAGTGCTCATCAAGGTGGACGAAATCCTGTGGGAATGCCTTATTATGAATTCCGACCCGGATAGCGACGGTAAAGATGATTATGCCTTTGATCCGGACAAGGTGGTGGAATACCGGAAAAAGATGCTTGATGTTCCCGTTCAGGATGGAAAGGCAGTTCTGGAAGAACTCATCGGTCAGCGCAAGGCGGAGGCTGAGGACGATGATATAGACTGGGAGGAAGAAATTCTGGGTAAGATGGAAGGTGGTTATCATAATGACCGTTTCTCCAGCTACTGGGATTTCAGTACTGACATGACCTATCCGCTGATTCTGGCTAAAATCCCAGTGAAGAACCCATGGGAGATTTTTGCCTATCTGCCCTTTGGTAATTGGAATGAATGTCCCAATACATCAGAGATGATGGCAGCGGCGAAATATTGGTTCGAGCAATACAGCGCTATTCCTGCTGCCATGACTCATGATGAATTGGAATTTGACCTTCCATCTCCCATTCCAGAGGAAAAGACCATGGATACGGCGGTGGAACTGTATGGATTCTGTCCCGATGTAATCGATCAGGGACCAGAGGATACCACTGTGGGCGCTTTGGCAGATATGTTGCGGCAATCCACTGTTTGGTATTTCTGGTGGGATTAG
- a CDS encoding DUF5713 family protein translates to MKPFDPQYPLLKEMYQDEYFPDFLVDKVRGELQKVIHLLESGEINVKVVQKKLDEVICAINDLQDEFDENDSEIETVARDCIGETVAYILEWFGIPIETEEAIRERDW, encoded by the coding sequence ATGAAACCCTTTGATCCTCAGTATCCGCTATTAAAGGAGATGTACCAAGATGAATATTTTCCCGACTTCTTGGTAGACAAAGTGAGAGGAGAGCTTCAAAAAGTGATTCATCTGTTGGAGAGCGGAGAAATCAATGTTAAGGTTGTGCAGAAAAAGTTGGATGAGGTGATCTGCGCTATCAATGATTTACAAGATGAGTTTGACGAGAATGACAGCGAAATCGAAACGGTAGCCCGTGATTGCATAGGAGAAACAGTAGCATACATCTTGGAATGGTTCGGTATTCCCATCGAAACTGAGGAGGCCATTCGGGAGAGAGATTGGTAA